From one Aeropyrum camini SY1 = JCM 12091 genomic stretch:
- the sucC gene encoding ADP-forming succinate--CoA ligase subunit beta, producing MKLYEFEAKEILRMYGVETPLSVLVMPGDDVAAKVREAGLEPPLVVKSQVLVAGRGKAGGIKLVESVEEAVRVAEELWRKPIKGILPGALLVERAVPHEAELYTSIIIDRSERRPVVLASRYGGMDIEEIAREKPESIVRYYVDPFLGLRGYEARMVGKEIGLSGRLLNSYASFLQVLYRVFTALEAELVESNPLAIVGDKVVPLDARIIVDDNSLFRHKELVERRRVEQRGEYTEWEVKARSQGLPFVELDGDIGIIGNGAGLTMATMDLVYHFGGRPANFLDIGGGARAELVKKAVSFLLEFPKASKIFINVFGGITRGDEVARGIVAAVRESGSSKPLVVRLSGTREEEGRRILEDASIYAYTDPVEAVKKVVSL from the coding sequence TTGAAGCTGTACGAGTTTGAGGCTAAGGAGATATTGAGGATGTATGGGGTTGAGACTCCCCTGTCTGTCCTGGTTATGCCGGGGGATGATGTTGCGGCTAAGGTTAGGGAGGCTGGCTTGGAGCCGCCGCTCGTGGTGAAGAGCCAGGTTCTTGTAGCTGGTAGGGGGAAGGCTGGGGGTATTAAGCTGGTTGAGAGTGTTGAGGAGGCTGTTAGGGTTGCTGAGGAGCTCTGGCGAAAACCTATAAAGGGGATCCTCCCGGGGGCTCTCCTCGTGGAGAGGGCTGTGCCCCATGAGGCGGAGCTCTACACGTCTATAATTATAGATAGGAGCGAGAGGAGGCCGGTGGTCCTGGCCAGCAGGTATGGGGGTATGGATATTGAGGAGATAGCTAGGGAGAAGCCAGAAAGCATCGTTAGATACTATGTAGACCCCTTCCTAGGGCTGAGGGGTTATGAGGCTAGGATGGTGGGCAAGGAGATAGGCCTCTCAGGCAGGCTCCTAAACTCCTACGCCTCCTTCCTCCAGGTCCTCTACAGGGTGTTCACAGCCCTGGAGGCAGAGCTGGTGGAGAGCAACCCCCTGGCCATAGTGGGGGACAAGGTGGTCCCCCTCGACGCCAGGATAATAGTGGATGACAACAGCCTCTTCAGGCATAAGGAGCTGGTGGAGAGGAGGAGGGTGGAGCAGAGGGGAGAGTACACCGAGTGGGAGGTCAAGGCGAGGAGCCAGGGCCTCCCCTTCGTCGAGCTCGACGGCGACATAGGGATCATAGGCAACGGGGCCGGCCTCACGATGGCCACTATGGACCTCGTCTACCACTTCGGCGGTAGGCCCGCGAACTTCCTCGACATAGGCGGCGGCGCCAGGGCCGAGCTGGTTAAGAAGGCCGTCTCCTTCCTCCTCGAGTTCCCCAAGGCGTCCAAGATATTCATAAACGTGTTCGGCGGCATAACCAGGGGCGACGAGGTTGCCCGCGGTATAGTGGCTGCCGTTAGGGAGTCCGGCTCCAGCAAGCCGCTGGTTGTGAGGCTAAGCGGCACCAGGGAGGAGGAGGGGAGGAGGATACTTGAGGACGCCAGCATCTACGCCTATACCGACCCGGTGGAGGCTGTAAAGAAAGTTGTATCTCTCTAG
- the sucD gene encoding succinate--CoA ligase subunit alpha produces MAVLVDSGTRVLVQGITGREGSFHAKAMLDYGTKVVAGVTPGKGGSEVHGVPVYDSVKEAVAEHPEINTSIIFVPAPFAPDAVYEAVDAGIKLVVVITEGIPVHDTMRFVNYARQKGATVIGPNCPGVITPGQAKVGIMPGHIFREGGVAVVSRSGTLTYEISYMLTRQGIGQSTVVGIGGDPIVGLSFTEALRLFQQDPQTEALVLIGEIGGDMEERAAEMIKKGEFTKPVVAYIAGRTAPPEKRMGHAGAIIMMGAGTYEGKVKALREAGVEVAETPFEVPDLVRRALRR; encoded by the coding sequence ATGGCGGTTCTGGTGGACAGCGGCACGAGGGTCCTGGTCCAGGGTATAACTGGTAGGGAGGGCTCGTTCCACGCGAAGGCCATGCTAGACTACGGCACCAAGGTGGTGGCGGGGGTGACGCCCGGGAAGGGCGGCAGCGAGGTCCACGGCGTCCCGGTTTACGACAGCGTTAAGGAGGCTGTGGCGGAGCACCCCGAGATAAACACCAGCATAATATTCGTCCCAGCCCCCTTCGCCCCCGACGCGGTCTACGAGGCTGTGGACGCGGGTATAAAGCTGGTCGTCGTGATAACGGAGGGCATACCCGTCCACGACACTATGAGGTTCGTCAACTACGCCAGACAGAAGGGGGCCACGGTCATAGGGCCCAACTGCCCCGGCGTCATAACGCCCGGCCAGGCCAAGGTCGGGATAATGCCGGGCCACATTTTCAGGGAGGGTGGCGTGGCCGTTGTCAGCAGGAGCGGCACCCTGACGTACGAGATAAGCTACATGCTCACCAGGCAGGGTATAGGCCAGTCCACGGTGGTGGGGATAGGGGGAGACCCTATAGTGGGCCTGAGCTTCACCGAGGCGCTCAGGCTCTTCCAGCAGGACCCCCAGACCGAGGCGCTCGTGCTTATAGGCGAGATAGGCGGGGACATGGAGGAGAGGGCTGCAGAGATGATCAAGAAGGGTGAGTTCACAAAGCCCGTCGTCGCCTACATAGCCGGCAGGACGGCGCCGCCGGAGAAGAGGATGGGCCACGCTGGGGCGATAATAATGATGGGCGCGGGAACCTACGAGGGGAAGGTGAAGGCGCTTAGGGAGGCCGGCGTGGAGGTGGCGGAGACGCCCTTCGAGGTGCCAGACCTGGTGAGGAGGGCCCTGAGGAGGTAG